In Acidisarcina polymorpha, the DNA window GATGCTCAGGACATAAAAGCGGTTCTCGTTGCCGGTGCAACCGTTGAACAAATTGAAGACGCGCTTGCCGTTTGCTTTTCGTTCAATGTCATCGGGAGGCTGGCTGATGCATTTGGCTTTGCTGTTCCGAGCCCAAAAGGCCTCGAATCGGGTGCGAAATATCTACTGTCGCGGGGGTATCGCTGATCAGGAAGAGTTGCTAAGGCTCTTGGGTAGAGCCCTCAGAGATCGGCTTTTCGTCAGTTGGGACTTGCTAGCTAGACCGGCGTTTCTCAGGACTAATATGCTCAGCTTTAGTACCGTCCTCGCCTTGCGAGTGCATTGGGCCTGAAGGCCGGCCAGCTCAGCGCGCATTATGGTAAATTTAAATTCTGCAATTCAGGTTGCACCCCGTCCGCGGAAAGGGAAGATCCCACCTGATTCCACCTGCAAGCACAGTCTCATGACTTCTCTTTTGCCCGTGCAGCGGACACCGGATACAAGAGGAGAAGTGTATGTTTCGTGAGCTGCCCGCAAAACCGAGCCTCGAATATCTGAGGAAGCAAGCCAAACAATTACAACGCACGGCGTCCCCGGGCAAGCTGGCCGATGCACATCATGCACTGGCTAGGGAGTATGGTTTTGCCGACTGGGCGAGACTGAAATCGTACGTGATCACATTGGGCCTTACGCCTGCGGAGGCCTTGACTGCTGCCATTCGAGATCAGGGTGCGCAGCGGGCTCGCGAACTTCTTGAAAGCTATCCAGAATTGAGGGCGAAGATTAACAAACCGCTGCCCAACTATGGCTTTGGCCAACATGCTCTGTTTGCGGCGGTGCAAAGAAGCGATCGTGCGACCATTGACGTTCTGTTGGATGCAGGCGCGGACATTCACAAACGAACCGAGTGGTGGGCAGGCGGTTTCGGCCTTCTCGATGACTGTGATCCAACCCTGGTTAATTTTCTGGTCGAGCGCGGCGCGGTGATCGACGTGCACGCGGCTGCGCGGCTCGGAATGATCGCAAGACAGACTGAATTGGTCGCCGCAGATCAGAACGTTGTCCACGCAAAAGGTGGAGACGGACAGACGCCACTCCACTTCGCCTCACGGTTGAGACTGCTCGGTTTCTTCTGGATCATGGTGCAGAGATCGACGCGCTCGACGTGGACCACGAATCTACGCCGGCCCAGTACATGTTGCGTGTTGAGCAAAAGCGTAACTATCCACAAGATCGTCAGGACATCGCTCGCTATCTTGTATCGCAAGGATGCAGAAGCGACCTGCTAATGGCGGCGGCACTTGGCGATGAAAGGCTTGTGCGGCAGCATCTAGACACGAACCCCGCATGCATTCGTATGAGGGTTTCGGAAGCGTGGTTTCCAAAGAAAGACCCTCGCGCAGGGGGACAATTTACATCTGGGTGCTTGGGGCAAATCGAACCGCGCACGTGGTCGCACGCGAATTCGGCCATGAGCAGGTCTTTGAACTGCTTATGACCTGCCCCCAAAAAACTGTACCAGTGGTAGCTGGAGTTCTCTCGTAATGTAGACGGGAGGATTTTGTATGAAGAAGAGCCGTTACACGGAAGAGCAGATCATCGGGATCTTGAAGCAGCATGAGGCAGGAGTGAAGACGGCGGAGTTGTGCCGGGAGCACGGGATCAGCGCGGCGACGTTCTATGGCTGGAAGTCGAAGTACGGCGGCATGGACGTGAGCGAAGCGCAACGTCTGAAGGCTCTTGAAGACGAGAACCGCCGTCTGAAGCTGCTGGTGGCGGAGTTGAGTCTTCACGGCGAGGCGCTGAAGGGCGTGATCCGAAAAAACGGCT includes these proteins:
- a CDS encoding transposase → MKKSRYTEEQIIGILKQHEAGVKTAELCREHGISAATFYGWKSKYGGMDVSEAQRLKALEDENRRLKLLVAELSLHGEALKGVIRKNGWSLPA